CTGGCCGTGGCCTGCCGGGACAGGATCTATCTTGTCCCGAGGATCAAGCCGGCCTGCGGCGCGGCCATGGACGCACGGGGCTTTGCCTGCGGCTACCTGAACCGCTGCGATTGAGCCATGCCCGAGGTCGATCCCAGAGCCCAGACTGAGGAGCGGGCCGATGACTTTCGAGCCCTGGAAGAGGAGATAGAATCCTCCTTCGTGGCCCGCAAGCGCCTGTTCATCGGCCTGATCACCGGAACGTCCATTCTACTCTGCCTCCTCCTCGTCCTGTTCTGGCTCATCCCCTTTGTCGGCCTGCGAACCATCCATCCACTGGCCCCATGGATTTTGGGCCTGTTCGTGGTCGTGTCCATCGGCCTGGTGGCCTGGGCGGCTCTGGCCCTGGTCCTGAACATCCTGGGCTTCAGAAAAATTTTCATGTCCAGGCGGCTGAGGGGCCTGACCATCAAGATCTTCCTGCCGATGATGACCATTTTCGGACGGGCCCTGGGCATTCCCAAGCAAAAGATCCAGGCCTCGTTCATCAAGGTCAACAACGAGCTG
The sequence above is drawn from the Deltaproteobacteria bacterium genome and encodes:
- a CDS encoding DUF116 domain-containing protein; protein product: MPEVDPRAQTEERADDFRALEEEIESSFVARKRLFIGLITGTSILLCLLLVLFWLIPFVGLRTIHPLAPWILGLFVVVSIGLVAWAALALVLNILGFRKIFMSRRLRGLTIKIFLPMMTIFGRALGIPKQKIQASFIKVNNELVLAENRRYRPEEILMLMPHCLQNSRCTVRLTYEIQNCKRCGLCPIAGLLDLSDRYGVRLAVATGGTIARRIVVQNRPRLILAVACERDLSSGIQDTYPLPVFGILNRRPKGPCLDTLVPIEHLEWALERFLVVSRSARSEI